The sequence CCAATTCCCCTCTACGGCGATGGCGGCAATGTGCGCGATTGGTTGTACGTCGAGGACCACGTCGATGCGCTTTTGCTGGCGGCCACCCAGGGTGAGCCCGGGCGGAGCTACTGCGTGGGCGGCTACGGCGAGCGCACCAACAAGCAGGTGGTGGAGGCCATCTGCAGCCTGTTGGATCAACGCTTGCCCCAGGGAGCTCCCCACGCCCGCTTGATCACCCCCGTCACGGACCGTCCGGGCCATGACCGCCGCTACGCGATTGATCCCGGCCGCATTGAGCATGAACTGGGCTGGAGCCCGCGTCACCCCTTTGATGCCGGGTTGGCGGTCACGGTGGATTGGTACCTCGATCACCTCGGCTGGTGCCAAGCGATGCGGCAGCGCTCCGGTTGGACGGGTGAGCGCCAAGGGCTCTCAGCTGGGCAGGGCCGTCACTCTCAGTAGGCTGCCCGGAGCTCAAATCGGCTCTCTCCATGCTCAAGCTGCTGCTGGGTGACCCCAATGCCCGCAAGCTGAAGCGCTACCAGCCGATTGTTTCCGACATCAATCTGCTCGAGGAGGAGGTCGCCCCCCTCTCGGACGACGAGCTGCGCGGTCTCACGGCGGAATTCCGTCAGAAGCTCAGCAGCCTGCAGGACGACTGCCAGAAGCGGGGCTTCAGCCGCGAAGCGACCCTCGATCGCGAGCGAAAGCTTCTGGATGAGCTCTTGCCCCAGGCCTTCGCTGTGGTCCGCGAAGCCGGCAAACGCGTGCTCGGCATGCGCCACTTCGATGTGCAGCTGCTGGGCGGGATGATCCTGCACGACGGCCAGATCGCCGAGATGAAAACCGGCGAGGGCAAGACCCTCGTCTCCACCCTGCCCAGCTATCTCAACGCTTTAACGGGCCGCGGCGTTCACGTGGTCACCGTCAACGATTACCTGGCCCGCCGGGATGCCGAGTGGATGGGTCAAGTCCATCGCTTCCTGGGGCTGTCGGTGGGTTTGATCCAGCAGGACATGGATCCCTCCAGCCGCCGCTTGAACTACGGCTGCGATATCACCTATGCCACCAACTCAGAGCTGGGCTTCGATTACCTGCGCGACAACATGGCGAATGACATCGCCGAGGTGGTGCAGCGGGACTTCCACTACTGCGTGATCGACGAGGTGGACTCGATCCTGATCGATGAAGCCCGGACTCCGTTGATCATTTCGGGTCAGGTGGAGCGCCCGCAGGAGAAGTATCAGAAGGCTTCTGATGTTGCGGCCCAGTTGGTGCGGGCTGCGGAGATGGGCAAGGACGGCATCGACCCCGAAGGCGATTACGAAGTCGACGAGAAGCAGCGCAGCTGCACGTTGACCGATGAGGGTTACGCCAAGGCGGAGCAACTCCTCGGCGTCGCCGATCTGTTTGATCCCCAGGACCCCTGGGCGCACTACATCAACAACGCCCTGAAGGCCAAGGAGATGTTCGTCAAAGATGTGAACTACATCGTCCGCGGCGATGACGCCGTGATCGTTGATGAGTTCACCGGCCGCGTCATGCCAGGGCGCCGTTGGAGCGATGGTCAACACCAGGCGATTGAGGCCAAGGAAGGACTGCCAATTCAGCCCGAGACTCAAACCCTCGCTTCGATCACTTACCAGAACTTCTTCCTGCTCTATCCCCGCTTGGCGGGTATGACCGGTACCGCCAAAACCGAAGAGGTGGAGTTCGAGAAGACCTACAAGCTCGAGGTCACGATCGTTCCCACCAACCGCACCCGGGCGCGCCAGGACTGGACGGATCAGGTCTACAAGAACGAAAACGCCAAGTGGCGTGCGGTGGCACTGGAGACCGCCGAGGTGCACAAGCAGGGCCGGCCGGTTTTGGTGGGCACGACCAGCGTCGAGAAGTCCGAACTGCTCAGCACCTTGCTGGCCGAGCAGCAGATTCCCCACAACCTGCTGAACGCCAAGCCGGAGAACGTCGAGCGTGAGGCTGAAATCGTGGCCCAGGCCGGTCGCACCGGGGCCGTCACGATTGCCACGAACATGGCGGGCCGCGGCACCGACATCATCCTCGGCGGCAACGCCGACTACATGTCACGCCTGAAGCTGCGTGAGGTTCTTCTGCCACGTCTGGTGCGTCCGGAAGACGGCCACAAGCCTCCGGTTCCCCTGCAGCGCGCTCCCGAGGCTGCCCCTGGTTTTGGTGCTGCCTCGGCAGCTGAATCCGCCAAGGCCCCTTCGGAAGCGAAGGCCATTGGCACCCTCTATCCCTGCACCCTCACTGAGGGCACCGATCAGGCCCTCTCTGGCTTGGCCCACGATCTGGTCAAAGCCTGGGGGGATCGCCAGCTCAGCGTGCTGGAGCTCGAGGACCGTATTGCCCAGGCTGCCGAAAAGGCCCCAACGGATGACGCCCAAATCCTGCAGTTGCGCGAGCTGATTAAGCGGGTGCGCACCGAATTCGAGGTAGTGACCAAATCAGAGGATTCGGTGGTGCGCGAAGCCGGTGGTTTGCACGTCATCGGCACCGAACGGCATGAATCCCGCCGGGTCGATAACCAGCTGCGGGGCCGGGCTGGTCGTCAGGGAGACCCCGGCAGCACCCGTTTCTTCCTGTCTCTGGAAGACAACCTGCTGCGCATCTTTGGCGGTGATCGCGTCGCTGGCCTGATGAATGCTTTCCGCGTCGAGGAGGACATGCCGATCGAATCCGGCATGCTGACTCGTTCGCTTGAAGGGGCTCAGAAAAAGGTTGAGACCTACTACTACGACATTCGGAAGCAGGTTTTTGAATATGACGAGGTGATGAATAACCAGCGCAAAGCTGTGTATGCCGAGCGCCGTCGCGTCTTGGAAGGTCGTGAACT is a genomic window of Synechococcus sp. A10-1-5-1 containing:
- the secA gene encoding preprotein translocase subunit SecA, translated to MLKLLLGDPNARKLKRYQPIVSDINLLEEEVAPLSDDELRGLTAEFRQKLSSLQDDCQKRGFSREATLDRERKLLDELLPQAFAVVREAGKRVLGMRHFDVQLLGGMILHDGQIAEMKTGEGKTLVSTLPSYLNALTGRGVHVVTVNDYLARRDAEWMGQVHRFLGLSVGLIQQDMDPSSRRLNYGCDITYATNSELGFDYLRDNMANDIAEVVQRDFHYCVIDEVDSILIDEARTPLIISGQVERPQEKYQKASDVAAQLVRAAEMGKDGIDPEGDYEVDEKQRSCTLTDEGYAKAEQLLGVADLFDPQDPWAHYINNALKAKEMFVKDVNYIVRGDDAVIVDEFTGRVMPGRRWSDGQHQAIEAKEGLPIQPETQTLASITYQNFFLLYPRLAGMTGTAKTEEVEFEKTYKLEVTIVPTNRTRARQDWTDQVYKNENAKWRAVALETAEVHKQGRPVLVGTTSVEKSELLSTLLAEQQIPHNLLNAKPENVEREAEIVAQAGRTGAVTIATNMAGRGTDIILGGNADYMSRLKLREVLLPRLVRPEDGHKPPVPLQRAPEAAPGFGAASAAESAKAPSEAKAIGTLYPCTLTEGTDQALSGLAHDLVKAWGDRQLSVLELEDRIAQAAEKAPTDDAQILQLRELIKRVRTEFEVVTKSEDSVVREAGGLHVIGTERHESRRVDNQLRGRAGRQGDPGSTRFFLSLEDNLLRIFGGDRVAGLMNAFRVEEDMPIESGMLTRSLEGAQKKVETYYYDIRKQVFEYDEVMNNQRKAVYAERRRVLEGRELKQQVVGYGERTMQDIVDAYVNPDLPPEEWDLGRLVAKVKEFVYLLEDLKPEQLSGLSVDELKAFLQEQLRNAYDIKEGQVEQQRPGLMREAERFFILQQIDTLWREHLQAMDALRESVGLRAIGQKDPLIEYKNEGYDMFLEMMTGMRRNVIYSMFMFQPAPSGAEASA